From a region of the Phragmites australis chromosome 21, lpPhrAust1.1, whole genome shotgun sequence genome:
- the LOC133903014 gene encoding ABC transporter G family member 25-like yields the protein MSSVLLAAAAVLLLLALPRAARCQAGTGGVLDRAPPPVAQVLEGAPPLPAVQPSLEREIERVSNELTAEVQRKYGFCIADVEKDFNQTFDFRSDSSFASDCMEQTRGQMAAMLCRKAEVELYVKSLASSGSSTRISRNCNQNSWAPGCQPGWACMTLDDASSDESVPSRAANCRPCCPGFFCPRGLTCMMPCPLGAYCPLGTVNNTTGLCDPYFYQITPGLNNACGTADSWADVVTTNDVFCPPGHYCPTTTQKYNCSRGYYCRKGSTDENKCLWKNTCKGDNSIKEDIGLYGGVLIVILSFILLLVYNCSGLFIAIQVKMSSRSRKKAAKIANKSAAVRERWKLAKGLVLRHEVEMPESFNSPEQLATSSNGILHAAEANANGSKNCKNYQIDKDRVMQLDNNNKLTFFGVVSLATENRPQRPMLEVAFRGLTLSIGKKKLLQCVTGKLSPGKVTAIMGPSGAGKTTFLNAVLGKTSGYKKDGIVLINGKPGSMQSYKKIIGFVPQDDIVHGNLTVEENLWFNACCRLSKGMSRSDKVRVLERVIGSLGLQEIRNSLVGTVEMRGISGGQRKRVNVGIEMVMEPSLLILDEPTTGLDSASSRLLLKALRHEALQGVNVCAVVHQPSYTLFNMFDDFVLLARGGLVVYHGPVSEVVMYFAGLGIKVPDRENPPDYFIDILEGIVKTKMSRDVTPKHLPLLWMLHNGYEVPDDLQKDLENINTIRELYTVRSISREQSFAEQSENTDSAHQNVRQSNKLLDRKTPGVFAQYGYYLGRVAKQRLREASQQAVDYLILCIAGICIGTIAKVRDDSFGVASYGYTIMAVSLLCQLAALRSFSPEKLQYWRERESGMSTLAYFLARDTVDHFNTVIKPIIFLSTFYFFNNPRSTLKDNYLVLLALIYCVTGIGYTFAIWFELGLAQLCSALIPVVLVLVGTKPDLPRIIKELCYPKWALEAFIIAGAKKYSGVWLITRCGALLKGGYDINNFGLCIAIIMFYGVLFRFVALLSLLKLK from the exons ATGTCGAgcgtcctcctcgccgccgccgccgtgctgctGCTCCTGGCGCTGCCCCGCGCGGCGCGATGCCAGGCGGGCACCGGAGGCGTGCTCGACCGCGCGCCACCGCCGGTCGCGCAGGTGCTCGAGGGCGCGCCTCCGTTGCCGGCCGTGCAGCCGTCGCTCGAGAGGGAGATCGAGCGCGTCAGCAACGAGCTCACCGCCGAGGTGCAGAGGAAGTACGGGTTCTGCATAGCCGACGT GGAGAAGGATTTCAACCAGACGTTCGATTTCAGATCGGACTCGAGCTTCGCCTCCGACTGCATGGAGCAGACCAGAG GGCAAATGGCTGCAATGCTGTGCAGGAAAGCTGAAGTAGAGTTATATGTCAAGAGCTTGGctagcagtggcagcagcaccAGGATTAGTAGGAACTGCAATCAAAACTCATGGGCACCTGGGTGCCAGCCCGGCTGGGCTTGCATGACGTTGGATGATGCGTCATCTGATGAATCAGTCCCATCCAGAGCAGCGAACTGCAGGCCGTGTTGTCCAGGTTTTTTCTGCCCTCGTGGCCTGACCTGCATGATGC CATGTCCTTTGGGTGCTTATTGTCCTCTTGGGACAGTGAATAACACTACTGGCCTTTGTGATCC gtatttttaccaaataactCCAGGATTGAACAATGCATGTGGCACTGCTGATTCTTGGGCTGATGTGGTTACAACTAATGATGTCTTTTGCCCTCCGGGGCACTACTGTCCAACCACAACCCAGAAATACAACTGTAGCAGGGG GTACTATTGCCGCAAAGGTTCCACCGAtgaaaata AGTGTCTTTGGAAAAACACGTGTAAGGGGGATAATTCAATTAAAGAAGATATTGGTTTATATGGTGGTGTATTAATT GTTATTTTGAGCTTCATTTTACTGCTGGTGTACAACTGCTCTGGTCTATTCATTGCAATTCAAGTTAAAATGTCATCTAGATCTCGTAAAAAGGCTGCAAAAATTGCAAACAAATCAGCAGCAGTGCGTGAAAGATGGAAATTAGCTAAAGGACTTGTACTAAGGCATGAGGTAGAAATGCCCGAGTCTTTCAATTCACCTGAGCAATTGGCTACATCATCTAATGGAATACTACATGCTGCTGAAGCTAATGCTAACGgatcaaaaaattgcaaaaattatcAGATTGATAAGGATAGAGTTATGCAGTTAGacaataataataaattaaCATTCTTTGGAGTGGTGTCTCTAGCTACTGAAAATAGACCACAAAGGCCAATGCTTGAGGTGGCTTTCAGAGGTCTAACACTATCGATTGGAAAAAAGAAACTTCTGCAATGTGTTACGGGAAAGCTTTCACCAGGTAAGGTAACAGCTATCATGGGCCCTTCTGGAGCAGGAAAGACTACTTTCCTCAATGCTGTTTTAGGTAAAACATCAGGGTATAAGAAGGATGGGATAGTCCTTATAAATGGAAAACCTGGATCAATGCAGTCATATAAGAAGATCATTGGGTTCGTGCCTCAAGATGATATCGTCCATGGAAACCTGACTGTCGAGGAAAATCTGTGGTTTAATGCATGTTGCAG GTTAAGCAAAGGCATGTCAAGATCTGATAAGGTTCGAGTTCTTGAACGGGTTATTGGATCATTAGGGCTTCAAGAAATCAGAAATTCCCTTGTTGGGACAGTGGAGATGCGGGGCATTTCCGGAGGACAAAGGAAGCGTGTAAACGTTGGGATTGAAATGGTTATGGAGCCATCTCTTCTGATATTAGACGAGCCAACTACAGGCTTAGACAGTGCTTCCTCTCGGTTACTTTTAAAAGCTCTTCGACATGAAGCACTCCAAGGAGTAAACGTTTGTGCAGTGGTTCACCAACCAAG CTATACTCTGTTCAACATGTTTGACGACTTTGTCCTTTTGGCAAGAGGTGGGCTTGTTGTTTATCATGGGCCTGTAAGTGAAGTTGTAATGTACTTCGCAGGCCTGGGGATCAAAGTGCCTGACCGTGAGAATCCTCCAGACTATTTCATTGACATCTTAGAGGGAATAGTAAAGACAAAAATGAGCAGAGATGTCACTCCTAAACACTTGCCACTTCTTTGGATGTTACATAATGGATATGAAGTTCCAGATGATTTGCAGAAGGACCTTGAGAATATCAATACAATTCGTGAGTTATATACTGTTCGATCCATTTCTAGGGAACAGTCTTTTGCCGAACAGTCAGAGAATACAGATTCTGCACACCAGAATGTGAGGCAATCAAACAAATTATTGGATAGGAAAACACCTGGTGTATTTGCACAATATGGATACTATTTAGGGAG GGTAGCAAAGCAACGGCTGCGTGAAGCTTCACAACAGGCTGTTGATTACCTAATATTGTGTATTGCTGGCATATGCATTGGAACAATTGCTAAAGTTCGAGATGATTCATTTGGTGTAGCTTCTTATGGATATACCATAATGGCAGTTT CACTGTTATGCCAGCTTGCAGCATTGCGGTcattttctccagaaaaattGCAATattggagggagagagaatctgGCATGAGCACTCTAGCTTACTTTCTTGCAAGAGATACAGTCGATCATTTCAATACTGTCATTAAGCCAATTATTTTCCTCTCAACattttatttcttcaacaaCCCACGATCAACTCTTAAAGACAATTATTTAGTTTTGCTGGCATTAATTTATTGTGTAACTGGCATAGGTTACACTTTTGCTATTTGGTTTGAGCTTGGGTTAGCTCAATTG TGTTCTGCATTGATACCTGTAGTGCTTGTCCTGGTGGGCACTAAACCAGACCTTCCACGGATTATAAAGGAATTGTGCTATCCTAAATGGGCCCTAGAAGCTTTCATTATCGCAGGAGCAAAAAA ATATTCAGGCGTGTGGCTGATTACTCGATGTGGAGCATTGCTAAAAGGCGGATATGATATCAACAATTTTGGTCTTTGCATCGCCATTATTATGTTTTATGGTGTACTTTTCCGATTTGTTGCCTTACTTAGTCTGTTAAAGCTGAAATAG